In one window of Ovis aries strain OAR_USU_Benz2616 breed Rambouillet chromosome 5, ARS-UI_Ramb_v3.0, whole genome shotgun sequence DNA:
- the ADGRE5 gene encoding adhesion G protein-coupled receptor E5 isoform X6, whose amino-acid sequence MGGPHGGPFLLFHVLCFLLTLSEVGSQNSKACALWCPPNSSCVNGTACRCAPGFISFSGEIFTNPLESCDDINECGPPSPVDCGSSADCQNTEGGYYCTCSPGYEPVSGPAVFQNESENTCRDVDECQHRPRVCKGRSICINTQGNYTCQCPPGLEFNPDDLRHCTDKDECSSGEHRCHNSTICVNTVGSYTCHCHQGWVPKPGFQDKQMITICEEISFPAWMAPPGIKSQRLSAFFERVQEMSRDFKPATAKKSMQDLIGSVDDLLKNSGDLESLGQSSKHVTATHLLSGLEEILRTLARAIPKGSFTYRSDDDTELSLVVQEQGKGNVTVGQSHARILLDWAVAAAAGESGPSVVGILSSLNMKKLLANASLKLDLEKLKETYESPVRGAKVTLLSAVSSVFLSNPNTEKLDSNVSFAFTLHEQPELKPRQELICAFWKNDGNGNGSWATSGCWRMGSGNGSVTCQCSHLSSFAILMAHYDVEDPKLALITKVGLALSLACLLLCILTFLLVRPIQGSRTTVHLHLCICLFVGSAIFLAGIENEGGEVGTRCRLVAVLLHYCFLAAFCWMSLEGVELYFLVVRVFQGQGLRKLWLCLIGYGVPLIIVGISAGAYSKGYGREKFCWLNFEGGFLWSFVGPVTFIVLGNAIIFVITVWKLTQKFSEINPDIKKLKKVRVLTITAIAQLFVLGCTWVFGLLLFDPESWVLSYIFSILNCLQGFFLFVLYCLLNKKVREEYRKWACMVAGNRYSEFATTTSASGSSHNQTQALRPSESGM is encoded by the exons ATGGGAGGCCCCCACGGTGgcccctttcttctcttccacG TGTTGTGCTTCTTGCTGACTCTGTCGGAAGTTGGATCCCAGAACAGCAAGG CCTGCGCTCTGTGGTGCCCTCCGAACTCCTCATGTGTCAATGGCACTGCCTGCCGCTGCGCTCcaggattcatttctttttctggggagaTCTTCACCAACCCCTTGGAGAGTTGTGACG ACATCAACGAGTGTGGCCCGCCCTCGCCGGTGGACTGCGGAAGCTCAGCAGACTGCCAGAACACGGAAGGGGGCTACTACTGCACGTGCAGCCCAGGCTATGAGCCTGTTTCTGGGCCAGCGGTCTTCCAGAATGAGAGTGAGAACACATGTCGAG ACGTGGACGAATGTCAGCACAGACCCCGAGTCTGTAAAGGCCGCAGCATCTGCATCAACACCCAGGGCAACTACACCTGCCAGTGCCCACCCGGCTTGGAGTTCAACCCAGATGACCTGAGACATTGCACAG ATAAGGACGAGTGCAGCTCCGGGGAGCATCGGTGTCACAACTCCACCATCTGTGTTAACACTGTGGGTTCATACACGTGCCACTGCCACCAAGGCTGGGTGCCTAAACCTGGATTCCAGGATAAGCAAATGATCACCATCTGCGAAG AGATCTCCTTCCCTGCCTGGATGGCTCCCCCTGGAATCAAGAGCCAG AGACTCTCTGCCTTCTTCGAAAGAGTCCAGGAAATGAGCAGAGACTTCAAACCAGCCACGGCCAAGAAATCCATGCAG GACCTCATCGGGTCAGTGGATGACCTGTTGAAAAACTCAGGAGACCTGGAGTCACTGGGTCAGTCTTCCAAGCACGTCACAGCCACTCACCTGCTCTCAGGCCTCGAAGAGATCCTGAGGACCCTGGCCAGAGCCATACCTAAAGGCTCCTTCACCTACCGTTCGGATGATGACACAG AgctgtccctggtggtccaggagcaGGGGAAAGGAAACGTCACCGTGGGCCAGAGCCATGCACGGATACTGCTGGACTGGGCTGTGGCAGCTGCAGCCGGGGAGTCAG GCCCCTCCGTGGTGGGCATCCTCTCCAGTCTGAACATGAAAAAACTGCTGGCCAATGCCTCTTTGAAACTGGACTTGGAGAAGCTGAAAGAGACCTACGAGAGTCCTGTCCGAGGTGCCAAGGTCACGCTTCTCTCAGCGGTCAGCTCTGTCTTTCTGAGCAACCCCAACACTGAGAAACTCGACTCCAATGTCTCCTTTGCCTTCACCCTCCAT GAACAGCCTGAGCTCAAGCCACGGCAGGAGCTGATCTGTGCCTTCTGGAAGAATGACGGCAACGGGAACGGGTCCTGGGCCACCTCGGGCTGCTGGAGGATGGGCAGCGGCAACGGAAGcgtcacctgccagtgcagccaCCTAAGCAGCTTTGCCATCCTCATGGCCCACTATGACGTGGAG GACCCGAAGCTGGCCTTGATCACCAAGGTGGGACTGGCGCTGTCGCTGGCCTGCCTGCTGCTGTGCATCCTCACCTTCCTGCTGGTGCGGCCCATCCAGGGCTCGCGCACCACGGTGCACCTGCACCTCTGCATCTGCCTCTTCGTGGGCTCCGCCATCTTCCTGGCGGGCATCGAGAACGAAGGCGGCGAG GTGGGGACGCGCTGCCGCCTGGTGGCCGTGCTGCTGCACTACTGCTTCCTGGCCGCCTTCTGCTGGATGAGCCTCGAGGGCGTGGAGCTCTACTTCCTCGTGGTGCGCGTGTTCCAGGGCCAAGGCCTGAGAAAGCTCTGGCTCTGCCTGATCGGTTACGGCGTGCCCTTGATCATCGTGGGCATCTCGGCAGGCGCCTACAGCAAGGGCTATGGCCGCGAGAAATT CTGCTGGTTGAATTTCGAGGGTGGCTTCCTCTGGAGCTTTGTGGGACCTGTGACCTTCATCGTTTTG GGCAATGCTATCATCTTTGTGATTACTGTCTGGAAACTCACTCAGAAGTTTTCTGAAATCAACCCTGacataaagaaattaaagaaagtcaG GGTGCTGACCATCACCGCCATCGCCCAGCTCTTCGTGTTGGGCTGCACCTGGGTCTTCGGCCTGCTCCTCTTCGACCCAGAGAGCTGGGTGCTGTCCTACATCTTCAGCATCCTCAACTGCCTGCAGGGCTTCTTCCTCTTCGTGCTGTACTGCCTCCTCAACAAAAAG GTGAGAGAGGAGTACCGCAAGTGGGCCTGCATGGTTGCTGGGAACAGGTACTCCGAGTTCGCCACAACCACCTCTGCGTCTGGCTCTAGCCACAATCAGACTCAG GCCCTCAGGCCCTCAGAGTCTGGCATGTGA
- the ADGRE5 gene encoding adhesion G protein-coupled receptor E5 isoform X3 codes for MGGPHGGPFLLFHGSSWDSAAVLCFLLTLSEVGSQNSKACALWCPPNSSCVNGTACRCAPGFISFSGEIFTNPLESCDDINECGPPSPVDCGSSADCQNTEGGYYCTCSPGYEPVSGPAVFQNESENTCRDVNECTSGKKPCHNSTHCLNTVGGYECRCRPGWKPIAGSPNGPNNTVCEDKDECSSGEHRCHNSTICVNTVGSYTCHCHQGWVPKPGFQDKQMITICEEISFPAWMAPPGIKSQRLSAFFERVQEMSRDFKPATAKKSMQDLIGSVDDLLKNSGDLESLGQSSKHVTATHLLSGLEEILRTLARAIPKGSFTYRSDDDTELSLVVQEQGKGNVTVGQSHARILLDWAVAAAAGESGPSVVGILSSLNMKKLLANASLKLDLEKLKETYESPVRGAKVTLLSAVSSVFLSNPNTEKLDSNVSFAFTLHEQPELKPRQELICAFWKNDGNGNGSWATSGCWRMGSGNGSVTCQCSHLSSFAILMAHYDVEDPKLALITKVGLALSLACLLLCILTFLLVRPIQGSRTTVHLHLCICLFVGSAIFLAGIENEGGEVGTRCRLVAVLLHYCFLAAFCWMSLEGVELYFLVVRVFQGQGLRKLWLCLIGYGVPLIIVGISAGAYSKGYGREKFCWLNFEGGFLWSFVGPVTFIVLGNAIIFVITVWKLTQKFSEINPDIKKLKKVRVLTITAIAQLFVLGCTWVFGLLLFDPESWVLSYIFSILNCLQGFFLFVLYCLLNKKVREEYRKWACMVAGNRYSEFATTTSASGSSHNQTQALRPSESGM; via the exons ATGGGAGGCCCCCACGGTGgcccctttcttctcttccacG GATCCAGCTGGGATTCAGCTGCAG TGTTGTGCTTCTTGCTGACTCTGTCGGAAGTTGGATCCCAGAACAGCAAGG CCTGCGCTCTGTGGTGCCCTCCGAACTCCTCATGTGTCAATGGCACTGCCTGCCGCTGCGCTCcaggattcatttctttttctggggagaTCTTCACCAACCCCTTGGAGAGTTGTGACG ACATCAACGAGTGTGGCCCGCCCTCGCCGGTGGACTGCGGAAGCTCAGCAGACTGCCAGAACACGGAAGGGGGCTACTACTGCACGTGCAGCCCAGGCTATGAGCCTGTTTCTGGGCCAGCGGTCTTCCAGAATGAGAGTGAGAACACATGTCGAG ATGTGAATGAATGCACCTCGGGGAAAAAGCCATGCCACAACTCCACCCACTGCCTCAACACCGTGGGCGGCTATGAGTGCCGCTGCCGCCCCGGCTGGAAGCCTATTGCTGGATCCCCCAACGGCCCAAACAACACTGTCTGTGAAG ATAAGGACGAGTGCAGCTCCGGGGAGCATCGGTGTCACAACTCCACCATCTGTGTTAACACTGTGGGTTCATACACGTGCCACTGCCACCAAGGCTGGGTGCCTAAACCTGGATTCCAGGATAAGCAAATGATCACCATCTGCGAAG AGATCTCCTTCCCTGCCTGGATGGCTCCCCCTGGAATCAAGAGCCAG AGACTCTCTGCCTTCTTCGAAAGAGTCCAGGAAATGAGCAGAGACTTCAAACCAGCCACGGCCAAGAAATCCATGCAG GACCTCATCGGGTCAGTGGATGACCTGTTGAAAAACTCAGGAGACCTGGAGTCACTGGGTCAGTCTTCCAAGCACGTCACAGCCACTCACCTGCTCTCAGGCCTCGAAGAGATCCTGAGGACCCTGGCCAGAGCCATACCTAAAGGCTCCTTCACCTACCGTTCGGATGATGACACAG AgctgtccctggtggtccaggagcaGGGGAAAGGAAACGTCACCGTGGGCCAGAGCCATGCACGGATACTGCTGGACTGGGCTGTGGCAGCTGCAGCCGGGGAGTCAG GCCCCTCCGTGGTGGGCATCCTCTCCAGTCTGAACATGAAAAAACTGCTGGCCAATGCCTCTTTGAAACTGGACTTGGAGAAGCTGAAAGAGACCTACGAGAGTCCTGTCCGAGGTGCCAAGGTCACGCTTCTCTCAGCGGTCAGCTCTGTCTTTCTGAGCAACCCCAACACTGAGAAACTCGACTCCAATGTCTCCTTTGCCTTCACCCTCCAT GAACAGCCTGAGCTCAAGCCACGGCAGGAGCTGATCTGTGCCTTCTGGAAGAATGACGGCAACGGGAACGGGTCCTGGGCCACCTCGGGCTGCTGGAGGATGGGCAGCGGCAACGGAAGcgtcacctgccagtgcagccaCCTAAGCAGCTTTGCCATCCTCATGGCCCACTATGACGTGGAG GACCCGAAGCTGGCCTTGATCACCAAGGTGGGACTGGCGCTGTCGCTGGCCTGCCTGCTGCTGTGCATCCTCACCTTCCTGCTGGTGCGGCCCATCCAGGGCTCGCGCACCACGGTGCACCTGCACCTCTGCATCTGCCTCTTCGTGGGCTCCGCCATCTTCCTGGCGGGCATCGAGAACGAAGGCGGCGAG GTGGGGACGCGCTGCCGCCTGGTGGCCGTGCTGCTGCACTACTGCTTCCTGGCCGCCTTCTGCTGGATGAGCCTCGAGGGCGTGGAGCTCTACTTCCTCGTGGTGCGCGTGTTCCAGGGCCAAGGCCTGAGAAAGCTCTGGCTCTGCCTGATCGGTTACGGCGTGCCCTTGATCATCGTGGGCATCTCGGCAGGCGCCTACAGCAAGGGCTATGGCCGCGAGAAATT CTGCTGGTTGAATTTCGAGGGTGGCTTCCTCTGGAGCTTTGTGGGACCTGTGACCTTCATCGTTTTG GGCAATGCTATCATCTTTGTGATTACTGTCTGGAAACTCACTCAGAAGTTTTCTGAAATCAACCCTGacataaagaaattaaagaaagtcaG GGTGCTGACCATCACCGCCATCGCCCAGCTCTTCGTGTTGGGCTGCACCTGGGTCTTCGGCCTGCTCCTCTTCGACCCAGAGAGCTGGGTGCTGTCCTACATCTTCAGCATCCTCAACTGCCTGCAGGGCTTCTTCCTCTTCGTGCTGTACTGCCTCCTCAACAAAAAG GTGAGAGAGGAGTACCGCAAGTGGGCCTGCATGGTTGCTGGGAACAGGTACTCCGAGTTCGCCACAACCACCTCTGCGTCTGGCTCTAGCCACAATCAGACTCAG GCCCTCAGGCCCTCAGAGTCTGGCATGTGA
- the ADGRE5 gene encoding adhesion G protein-coupled receptor E5 isoform X8, whose amino-acid sequence MGGPHGGPFLLFHVLCFLLTLSEVGSQNSKACALWCPPNSSCVNGTACRCAPGFISFSGEIFTNPLESCDDINECGPPSPVDCGSSADCQNTEGGYYCTCSPGYEPVSGPAVFQNESENTCRDKDECSSGEHRCHNSTICVNTVGSYTCHCHQGWVPKPGFQDKQMITICEEISFPAWMAPPGIKSQRLSAFFERVQEMSRDFKPATAKKSMQDLIGSVDDLLKNSGDLESLGQSSKHVTATHLLSGLEEILRTLARAIPKGSFTYRSDDDTELSLVVQEQGKGNVTVGQSHARILLDWAVAAAAGESGPSVVGILSSLNMKKLLANASLKLDLEKLKETYESPVRGAKVTLLSAVSSVFLSNPNTEKLDSNVSFAFTLHEQPELKPRQELICAFWKNDGNGNGSWATSGCWRMGSGNGSVTCQCSHLSSFAILMAHYDVEDPKLALITKVGLALSLACLLLCILTFLLVRPIQGSRTTVHLHLCICLFVGSAIFLAGIENEGGEVGTRCRLVAVLLHYCFLAAFCWMSLEGVELYFLVVRVFQGQGLRKLWLCLIGYGVPLIIVGISAGAYSKGYGREKFCWLNFEGGFLWSFVGPVTFIVLGNAIIFVITVWKLTQKFSEINPDIKKLKKVRVLTITAIAQLFVLGCTWVFGLLLFDPESWVLSYIFSILNCLQGFFLFVLYCLLNKKVREEYRKWACMVAGNRYSEFATTTSASGSSHNQTQALRPSESGM is encoded by the exons ATGGGAGGCCCCCACGGTGgcccctttcttctcttccacG TGTTGTGCTTCTTGCTGACTCTGTCGGAAGTTGGATCCCAGAACAGCAAGG CCTGCGCTCTGTGGTGCCCTCCGAACTCCTCATGTGTCAATGGCACTGCCTGCCGCTGCGCTCcaggattcatttctttttctggggagaTCTTCACCAACCCCTTGGAGAGTTGTGACG ACATCAACGAGTGTGGCCCGCCCTCGCCGGTGGACTGCGGAAGCTCAGCAGACTGCCAGAACACGGAAGGGGGCTACTACTGCACGTGCAGCCCAGGCTATGAGCCTGTTTCTGGGCCAGCGGTCTTCCAGAATGAGAGTGAGAACACATGTCGAG ATAAGGACGAGTGCAGCTCCGGGGAGCATCGGTGTCACAACTCCACCATCTGTGTTAACACTGTGGGTTCATACACGTGCCACTGCCACCAAGGCTGGGTGCCTAAACCTGGATTCCAGGATAAGCAAATGATCACCATCTGCGAAG AGATCTCCTTCCCTGCCTGGATGGCTCCCCCTGGAATCAAGAGCCAG AGACTCTCTGCCTTCTTCGAAAGAGTCCAGGAAATGAGCAGAGACTTCAAACCAGCCACGGCCAAGAAATCCATGCAG GACCTCATCGGGTCAGTGGATGACCTGTTGAAAAACTCAGGAGACCTGGAGTCACTGGGTCAGTCTTCCAAGCACGTCACAGCCACTCACCTGCTCTCAGGCCTCGAAGAGATCCTGAGGACCCTGGCCAGAGCCATACCTAAAGGCTCCTTCACCTACCGTTCGGATGATGACACAG AgctgtccctggtggtccaggagcaGGGGAAAGGAAACGTCACCGTGGGCCAGAGCCATGCACGGATACTGCTGGACTGGGCTGTGGCAGCTGCAGCCGGGGAGTCAG GCCCCTCCGTGGTGGGCATCCTCTCCAGTCTGAACATGAAAAAACTGCTGGCCAATGCCTCTTTGAAACTGGACTTGGAGAAGCTGAAAGAGACCTACGAGAGTCCTGTCCGAGGTGCCAAGGTCACGCTTCTCTCAGCGGTCAGCTCTGTCTTTCTGAGCAACCCCAACACTGAGAAACTCGACTCCAATGTCTCCTTTGCCTTCACCCTCCAT GAACAGCCTGAGCTCAAGCCACGGCAGGAGCTGATCTGTGCCTTCTGGAAGAATGACGGCAACGGGAACGGGTCCTGGGCCACCTCGGGCTGCTGGAGGATGGGCAGCGGCAACGGAAGcgtcacctgccagtgcagccaCCTAAGCAGCTTTGCCATCCTCATGGCCCACTATGACGTGGAG GACCCGAAGCTGGCCTTGATCACCAAGGTGGGACTGGCGCTGTCGCTGGCCTGCCTGCTGCTGTGCATCCTCACCTTCCTGCTGGTGCGGCCCATCCAGGGCTCGCGCACCACGGTGCACCTGCACCTCTGCATCTGCCTCTTCGTGGGCTCCGCCATCTTCCTGGCGGGCATCGAGAACGAAGGCGGCGAG GTGGGGACGCGCTGCCGCCTGGTGGCCGTGCTGCTGCACTACTGCTTCCTGGCCGCCTTCTGCTGGATGAGCCTCGAGGGCGTGGAGCTCTACTTCCTCGTGGTGCGCGTGTTCCAGGGCCAAGGCCTGAGAAAGCTCTGGCTCTGCCTGATCGGTTACGGCGTGCCCTTGATCATCGTGGGCATCTCGGCAGGCGCCTACAGCAAGGGCTATGGCCGCGAGAAATT CTGCTGGTTGAATTTCGAGGGTGGCTTCCTCTGGAGCTTTGTGGGACCTGTGACCTTCATCGTTTTG GGCAATGCTATCATCTTTGTGATTACTGTCTGGAAACTCACTCAGAAGTTTTCTGAAATCAACCCTGacataaagaaattaaagaaagtcaG GGTGCTGACCATCACCGCCATCGCCCAGCTCTTCGTGTTGGGCTGCACCTGGGTCTTCGGCCTGCTCCTCTTCGACCCAGAGAGCTGGGTGCTGTCCTACATCTTCAGCATCCTCAACTGCCTGCAGGGCTTCTTCCTCTTCGTGCTGTACTGCCTCCTCAACAAAAAG GTGAGAGAGGAGTACCGCAAGTGGGCCTGCATGGTTGCTGGGAACAGGTACTCCGAGTTCGCCACAACCACCTCTGCGTCTGGCTCTAGCCACAATCAGACTCAG GCCCTCAGGCCCTCAGAGTCTGGCATGTGA
- the ADGRE5 gene encoding adhesion G protein-coupled receptor E5 isoform X2, whose amino-acid sequence MGGPHGGPFLLFHVLCFLLTLSEVGSQNSKACALWCPPNSSCVNGTACRCAPGFISFSGEIFTNPLESCDDINECGPPSPVDCGSSADCQNTEGGYYCTCSPGYEPVSGPAVFQNESENTCRDVDECQHRPRVCKGRSICINTQGNYTCQCPPGLEFNPDDLRHCTDVNECTSGKKPCHNSTHCLNTVGGYECRCRPGWKPIAGSPNGPNNTVCEDKDECSSGEHRCHNSTICVNTVGSYTCHCHQGWVPKPGFQDKQMITICEEISFPAWMAPPGIKSQRLSAFFERVQEMSRDFKPATAKKSMQDLIGSVDDLLKNSGDLESLGQSSKHVTATHLLSGLEEILRTLARAIPKGSFTYRSDDDTELSLVVQEQGKGNVTVGQSHARILLDWAVAAAAGESGPSVVGILSSLNMKKLLANASLKLDLEKLKETYESPVRGAKVTLLSAVSSVFLSNPNTEKLDSNVSFAFTLHEQPELKPRQELICAFWKNDGNGNGSWATSGCWRMGSGNGSVTCQCSHLSSFAILMAHYDVEDPKLALITKVGLALSLACLLLCILTFLLVRPIQGSRTTVHLHLCICLFVGSAIFLAGIENEGGEVGTRCRLVAVLLHYCFLAAFCWMSLEGVELYFLVVRVFQGQGLRKLWLCLIGYGVPLIIVGISAGAYSKGYGREKFCWLNFEGGFLWSFVGPVTFIVLGNAIIFVITVWKLTQKFSEINPDIKKLKKVRVLTITAIAQLFVLGCTWVFGLLLFDPESWVLSYIFSILNCLQGFFLFVLYCLLNKKVREEYRKWACMVAGNRYSEFATTTSASGSSHNQTQALRPSESGM is encoded by the exons ATGGGAGGCCCCCACGGTGgcccctttcttctcttccacG TGTTGTGCTTCTTGCTGACTCTGTCGGAAGTTGGATCCCAGAACAGCAAGG CCTGCGCTCTGTGGTGCCCTCCGAACTCCTCATGTGTCAATGGCACTGCCTGCCGCTGCGCTCcaggattcatttctttttctggggagaTCTTCACCAACCCCTTGGAGAGTTGTGACG ACATCAACGAGTGTGGCCCGCCCTCGCCGGTGGACTGCGGAAGCTCAGCAGACTGCCAGAACACGGAAGGGGGCTACTACTGCACGTGCAGCCCAGGCTATGAGCCTGTTTCTGGGCCAGCGGTCTTCCAGAATGAGAGTGAGAACACATGTCGAG ACGTGGACGAATGTCAGCACAGACCCCGAGTCTGTAAAGGCCGCAGCATCTGCATCAACACCCAGGGCAACTACACCTGCCAGTGCCCACCCGGCTTGGAGTTCAACCCAGATGACCTGAGACATTGCACAG ATGTGAATGAATGCACCTCGGGGAAAAAGCCATGCCACAACTCCACCCACTGCCTCAACACCGTGGGCGGCTATGAGTGCCGCTGCCGCCCCGGCTGGAAGCCTATTGCTGGATCCCCCAACGGCCCAAACAACACTGTCTGTGAAG ATAAGGACGAGTGCAGCTCCGGGGAGCATCGGTGTCACAACTCCACCATCTGTGTTAACACTGTGGGTTCATACACGTGCCACTGCCACCAAGGCTGGGTGCCTAAACCTGGATTCCAGGATAAGCAAATGATCACCATCTGCGAAG AGATCTCCTTCCCTGCCTGGATGGCTCCCCCTGGAATCAAGAGCCAG AGACTCTCTGCCTTCTTCGAAAGAGTCCAGGAAATGAGCAGAGACTTCAAACCAGCCACGGCCAAGAAATCCATGCAG GACCTCATCGGGTCAGTGGATGACCTGTTGAAAAACTCAGGAGACCTGGAGTCACTGGGTCAGTCTTCCAAGCACGTCACAGCCACTCACCTGCTCTCAGGCCTCGAAGAGATCCTGAGGACCCTGGCCAGAGCCATACCTAAAGGCTCCTTCACCTACCGTTCGGATGATGACACAG AgctgtccctggtggtccaggagcaGGGGAAAGGAAACGTCACCGTGGGCCAGAGCCATGCACGGATACTGCTGGACTGGGCTGTGGCAGCTGCAGCCGGGGAGTCAG GCCCCTCCGTGGTGGGCATCCTCTCCAGTCTGAACATGAAAAAACTGCTGGCCAATGCCTCTTTGAAACTGGACTTGGAGAAGCTGAAAGAGACCTACGAGAGTCCTGTCCGAGGTGCCAAGGTCACGCTTCTCTCAGCGGTCAGCTCTGTCTTTCTGAGCAACCCCAACACTGAGAAACTCGACTCCAATGTCTCCTTTGCCTTCACCCTCCAT GAACAGCCTGAGCTCAAGCCACGGCAGGAGCTGATCTGTGCCTTCTGGAAGAATGACGGCAACGGGAACGGGTCCTGGGCCACCTCGGGCTGCTGGAGGATGGGCAGCGGCAACGGAAGcgtcacctgccagtgcagccaCCTAAGCAGCTTTGCCATCCTCATGGCCCACTATGACGTGGAG GACCCGAAGCTGGCCTTGATCACCAAGGTGGGACTGGCGCTGTCGCTGGCCTGCCTGCTGCTGTGCATCCTCACCTTCCTGCTGGTGCGGCCCATCCAGGGCTCGCGCACCACGGTGCACCTGCACCTCTGCATCTGCCTCTTCGTGGGCTCCGCCATCTTCCTGGCGGGCATCGAGAACGAAGGCGGCGAG GTGGGGACGCGCTGCCGCCTGGTGGCCGTGCTGCTGCACTACTGCTTCCTGGCCGCCTTCTGCTGGATGAGCCTCGAGGGCGTGGAGCTCTACTTCCTCGTGGTGCGCGTGTTCCAGGGCCAAGGCCTGAGAAAGCTCTGGCTCTGCCTGATCGGTTACGGCGTGCCCTTGATCATCGTGGGCATCTCGGCAGGCGCCTACAGCAAGGGCTATGGCCGCGAGAAATT CTGCTGGTTGAATTTCGAGGGTGGCTTCCTCTGGAGCTTTGTGGGACCTGTGACCTTCATCGTTTTG GGCAATGCTATCATCTTTGTGATTACTGTCTGGAAACTCACTCAGAAGTTTTCTGAAATCAACCCTGacataaagaaattaaagaaagtcaG GGTGCTGACCATCACCGCCATCGCCCAGCTCTTCGTGTTGGGCTGCACCTGGGTCTTCGGCCTGCTCCTCTTCGACCCAGAGAGCTGGGTGCTGTCCTACATCTTCAGCATCCTCAACTGCCTGCAGGGCTTCTTCCTCTTCGTGCTGTACTGCCTCCTCAACAAAAAG GTGAGAGAGGAGTACCGCAAGTGGGCCTGCATGGTTGCTGGGAACAGGTACTCCGAGTTCGCCACAACCACCTCTGCGTCTGGCTCTAGCCACAATCAGACTCAG GCCCTCAGGCCCTCAGAGTCTGGCATGTGA